CCTCCGAGCCAGATCCAGCGAGAAATGGGGGCGACGGACGACCATCCTGTGAGGGGAACGGCAGCAAGTTGCCAGGAACCGTTGGGGAGGGTGATGTTGAGGGTGACGGGGTTTTGTTGGAAGGTTTGGGGTTTGCCGAAAAAGATTTCGCCTTTTTCGCCGAGTCCGTCTTTGCCGCGCAGGGCGTATTGGAGGGGTGTTGAGGAGTCAATAAGTCCGGCTTCTTTAAAAAGGGTATCGCGCTCGATGATGATGCCGACCATGCCCCAGTAAGAGCCACTTTCGGGGGGGCGACCGGGGGGCGTGAGGAAGATGGGGGTGCGTCCGATGAAGGCGATGCCTTCTGGGACGAGGTTGATGGGGCCGGCGACGATGGTTTTGCGGTTTTGAATGGATCGCGCGATCGCGTCCCTTTCGTCTGGAATGGTGCGAGGGTCGAAGCCAATTGCCGATTCGTTGCCTTTGAGGGGGTACATATGACTGACAACGGAATCTTTGTAGAGGGAAAATCCTCGAATTCCCGTACTTTCGGAGGTGATGGTTTGGGTGAGGCGCTCGAATTCTGCTTGGGTGATGTCGGGATCGACAACGGAGACGTGGGAGAGCAGTCCGCGCGTTAGGAACAGGCGTTGGTTGAGGGCGGCTTCGAGTTTTGCACGATGGGTACTGAGCTGATTGAGAACATCGGCGCGTTCTTGTTCGCGGAATCGCTCTTGTTCGGCGTGGTCTACAATGGCAACGGTTGCCAGTACCCCCGCGATAGCACAGGAGGCGGCGAGAAGGGGGAGGTTTCTTTTCCAGAGGTGTTTGAGTTTGGGGGGTAGACGAACCTGTATCATAGATTTTTCCCAAAGAATTGTGCGTTGCGAGGAAATTGGTGAGGTTTAGGTGACGATCTTCCGGACAACGGGAGGAGCGTTAGGTTCGTGACAGATGTATTCTGTAAGTTCAAAGTTCAAACACCCACCTTTGAGATGGCAGTAAGTATTCTTTGTTACTTGGATGTTTCCGGGTTCTTCGGATAATTCTATAGACGGGGCGACATTCACCGCATTGCCTCGAAGGTTGTCGGTGAATTGCTTCGTGCCGATCGCGCCTGTAACGATGACACGGGTATGAATGCCAATGCAAAAAAGTATGAGAAGGGCGCGCAGAGAGATTTTCCCCGAACCCCAAATCGCAGATTTCACGAAAGTTTTTAAGATCATAGGGAAATGGTTGCGGAGAGAGTCAGCGCATTTTTTGATTCAGTCTTGCACCCTTATTCGTTCTGACTCATCCTGTGCAAGAAAATTGTACCTAAAATCTCCGAGTTTTTTCGTGAAAAACCCATGAAATATCGGCAATTTTGCGGGATTTCAATCTTTTTCAGAGACTTTCAGTAAATGGCAAGGAGAGCGGTTTTCGGTTTGGGAGATTGGGTAAGGAACTGTCTCTAACAGTAATTTGCGTGGGTTTGTAGGCACGGATAAACTGGGTCATGATTTCCCGTTCTTCGATGGTTGGCGTTGCCAAGCATCCTGCTGTTCCTGCCTGTCCGTTATTTTTAAATGCGGAGGGATCGTAATGAAGCCCAATCCCCGAACGTCCGGTTTCAAAGGTTGGGATAATGGGGGACCAAGCACCGCCAAATTCTCCTCCAGGATGGCTTACACTTCCCGGCATACTGAATTGATAGATGCCGAAAGGTAAAGGGGTTTGGGAACCGGCTTTGTGACTGGGAGTTTGTTTGCCCGCACGTCCGGAAACGGCACGAATAGTGTCAACTGTTTGACCATTATCATCGATGAGTTGAACTTGGTAAACTTTTAACCCAATTCCAATCGTTTCATCGGTTTGTGTGGCAATCATTTCAGCCCCTTGAACGAGGTTCGTCGAGAGGGTGGTGATTACAGTTGTTGTTGCTAAAACTTGCCAAAAATTCATTGTTTTACTCCAAGATTTCTACGGTGTCATTAGATAGATGCACGTGCAAAACCCGCAATTCCTTCACGGGAATAGAGTCCGAGAGCAAGTCGTCGCAGCAAAAATTGTCCCGATTGTTGTGCGAGGAACAATAGGAATGTCAAACCAAGGGATCGCAGATAAGGAACGCCGCAATCGCCCTCAGACGCTAGGGTTGGGATAGATGCAATAGAAGTTTTTCCAGGCGCGGGGTGGAATGTCTCTGTCTGCGCTGGAAAAGAGGTATTTGCTTTTGGTGCTACAGAGTACTACAGCAATGCTGTTAGAGATTTCGGAAAGCGATCAATTTTCCTGCAAAGATAAATTCCAGCCTCGCTATTCCAAGTCGTCGTATATTCCTGGCTGGCGGCGCTTGAGTTCCTCCCAAGGTAGCAAAAGCGCATCTTCAATCTCAGCGCGAACACTCTCACTAACCGCACCTTCAATTTGCATTAACTCAACCAAAAATTTGTTGGCATCGTAGTAGCGTTGGAGTTGTTGTTTTTGCTCTTTTGTGAATTGCCAATCGTGACCAATATTTCGATGCTCGATCATCACTTGACGGAGTTGTTCGATCCACTGTGAGCTATTATCACTCCACCATTGTTGGAAATACTCCTGGTTGTCTGATTCAGGTAATACTTTGCGCAGTTCTCGTAGCTGATGTATCAAGTTAGGGTTAAGGGCGCTACTCAAGTTAGGGTTAAGAGTGAAGTCAAGAAAAAAGGCAACACCAGGGTCACGGGAAAGAGCAAGGGCAAGAATATAAGTGAGAGTACGATCCAGAACCAGAGCATTGTCTAGAGCAAGAGTGCAGTTGTAGTTAAGAATACGAATAAGGTTTAAGGCACTATCGAGAGCAAGGATCGGGTCGAGAGCGCCTTCTAGCTCAAAAGTATGAATCAGAGCCAGAGCGCAGTGGAAAGCGCGAATTGCTACAGATCTGAATTTTGTGTAAGTAGATTTCGACTTTTGCAGTAACCACCGTAAGAATGTTTGCACAACTAGCTCATGAGCAATTGATTGCTCAATTGCCTGTTTAATAAGTTGTAGTAACTGATCTGCTGGCTGTTGCGATGCCACTAACTGCTGCACAACTTCTTGCCATCGACGATTTGCAATTTTTTCAGCAAGTCGTTTAGAAGAAAGTTGAGTCAACCACCGAACCGTAAAATATTCCTGAAACGTGAGATGAGAGAATGACCACAACCCATCGGCTCTCTCAATTAATAAGCCATGTTGAGCTTCAATTGCTCTTAGTACTGAAACTCCTTCTTGCTGATTTGCTAATTGCAACTGCTGAGTAATTTGGTCAGCTAATTCCTCTTCTTCAAATAGGACAAAATTATTTGGATTTTCAAATTTGCGAGCAGCAATCTCTATTAATAATACTTCTTTATCTTCGATATCTAATTTACGATACGTCTCGATCCCAATTTTCCAACCATTAATCTGCTTTTCTTCATTCCACCGACTCAGTAGTAATTTTATTCCCTTTTTATATAACTCAGCTCTATTACTGTAAAATCTCCCATTGTCCTGCAAAACAAGACATATTAGGTTCAACAACACTGGAGTTGCCGTCAGTTCCTTAAAGTCGGGCTGATTGGTTATGACACGATTAATTTGTCCCCATTTCTTTTTAGCC
This genomic interval from Lusitaniella coriacea LEGE 07157 contains the following:
- a CDS encoding adenylate/guanylate cyclase domain-containing protein — its product is MKSAIWGSGKISLRALLILFCIGIHTRVIVTGAIGTKQFTDNLRGNAVNVAPSIELSEEPGNIQVTKNTYCHLKGGCLNFELTEYICHEPNAPPVVRKIVT
- a CDS encoding L,D-transpeptidase; protein product: MNFWQVLATTTVITTLSTNLVQGAEMIATQTDETIGIGLKVYQVQLIDDNGQTVDTIRAVSGRAGKQTPSHKAGSQTPLPFGIYQFSMPGSVSHPGGEFGGAWSPIIPTFETGRSGIGLHYDPSAFKNNGQAGTAGCLATPTIEEREIMTQFIRAYKPTQITVRDSSLPNLPNRKPLSLPFTESL
- a CDS encoding NACHT domain-containing protein; its protein translation is MSRTTVTKFFNEQPIGERSFRKICLVLRLKWQDLSSVESISEIARDRSSTPSQLDEEKIREHCRQKILNQHSRMRLLSGEEIGVDQLYVDVYLLAKPENKHFNLSDSILENYDIKNDRLALSKRIQRNPGFEIANTNSKLVILGKPGSGKTTFLKHLAVDWCNGKFQAELIAMLIELRQIRDEQWNLWLAVDEALEIDPLYQFSALKIQIDNLGKHPTPENRTQISELKQQLESLPLQHLLNQGKLLILMDGLDEVPTDALRTSVKEQIRQFSKEYTKNRLILTCRTQIMEVIPSGFTSVEVADFRPEQVKQFVFNWFKASGNSDIEAKKKWGQINRVITNQPDFKELTATPVLLNLICLVLQDNGRFYSNRAELYKKGIKLLLSRWNEEKQINGWKIGIETYRKLDIEDKEVLLIEIAARKFENPNNFVLFEEEELADQITQQLQLANQQEGVSVLRAIEAQHGLLIERADGLWSFSHLTFQEYFTVRWLTQLSSKRLAEKIANRRWQEVVQQLVASQQPADQLLQLIKQAIEQSIAHELVVQTFLRWLLQKSKSTYTKFRSVAIRAFHCALALIHTFELEGALDPILALDSALNLIRILNYNCTLALDNALVLDRTLTYILALALSRDPGVAFFLDFTLNPNLSSALNPNLIHQLRELRKVLPESDNQEYFQQWWSDNSSQWIEQLRQVMIEHRNIGHDWQFTKEQKQQLQRYYDANKFLVELMQIEGAVSESVRAEIEDALLLPWEELKRRQPGIYDDLE